DNA from Prunus persica cultivar Lovell chromosome G6, Prunus_persica_NCBIv2, whole genome shotgun sequence:
AGATCAGAGgctttatttaaaatattaatggaCTGGACAATGGAGATGGTTGGCTGGTAGGTTGGGATCCGAAATTATGGTACAGCCCTAGTCGGTGAACAGTCACACCTCTGGACTGGTCACAGGCTCTCCCTCCTTTCCTTTATGTTGGATTTGATGGAGGTAAAGCGAATCAcgcattttctgtttttactGAAAAAATGGGGtcctcaaataaaatattatcatCCTTCCAATCCAACTCCAAGGTAAATCCATTATGCACATGTTTCAATCCAAGCACGAAGCTGACTTTTCTTTATACGAACGGTTAAATTCAAAGAGACGGGCCAATAACACATCACAAATAATATTGATAGGAGAGTGCTAGTaatattttttctaattttctcttttagattttttttttcttctcatgacaagtgttattttttttacacttaaaacaatgtcattaatgcatcacacaaactaatttttatttttcaagtttatccttattaaatgtattaatttattttaataacaagctaattttttttacaactttcttatcaccttgttgaaaaattaaataagaaaataaaaacagaagttttttttaaaatttttttccaaagagaacctttgttttgttaaataacaaaataaagatgatAACAATGTtatgtaacaaattttttttttatattctaaaAAATGacgtttttcttatttaattttaacaatGTGCTAAAGAAGTtgtaacaaaatttgaataaattgaagaaaatataaaaaccaatacattttaaaagggtaaatttggaaaacaaaaagtaacttgtgtgatgcattaatgacattgttttaagtataAGGAAAATGACGCTTGTcataaagagaagagaaaaaaatccaaaaaaataagttagagAGAAGATTATTATCATTTCTAATATCAATATTGTTATTAACTTAATCATCTACAAAACTCAATAAATATAAAGTTTTATCACTAAAAATCTTAATATTAACTATTAGTAgacttatttattatattttgtaatttattcaAGTTTTTGATATGCAactcatattcttcaacaagAACAACATCCAGTAAAATAATTAACTCTCTTTGTCTGGTTGCGTGATTGATGGAGATGTGACTGATTTCATAATGTGATTAACACACACACTCTTCTTTCCAATCATCCCTCTCTGTCCTACCAAACTTAACATGCAAGAGCCAAATGTGTCAAACCCATTTGGTTGAAATTGAACTGAAGCTTTGTCTAGTTGTGACAGATGCTACCTAGCTCACACATGTGAAGTTTCTAAGCGTGTGAAGTGCATAAACTGTAATTATATGTTGGGAATGGAAACTAATGTCTCAAatcacaagaaagaaaataaaaaaggagaaaatgtTACAAAATCCaatacaaaaattcaaatccccaAGAATAAGTATGGTCATTGTCGTAGGCAGTCATTGCTTTTTTACCTTTAGACTTCAAATCAAGACTGAAGAGCCTCACTTTTGTCCCCCTCCTTTGTTCTCGTTTAAACATCCCAACCCAAAGCACGCCCCTTTTCCCTCTTGTATGCTCACTTGTGTCGCAAATATTCCCTCACTTTGTCCTTTGAACCCTTCACACACCCCAACACCACACAACACACAACAcacaacacacaaacacaaacacaaacacaaacacaacacCACACTCGGGAAAAGCCATACACAATTTCTTAGAAAGGAGAACAAAACTCTGTTCTTTATGTTCAAGGAACATAGTGTTGCAAAGAGACCCAAAGGGGTTTGGGCCAGTGTTTAAGTCGAAATGAAATGACCCAAAACGTAGAACAAAGATCACAAGGCCCATCGCCTACAAAAGAGAACAAAACCTaaaaacaatacaaaaaattCTATAACGAGGGCCTTATCTCTTAACCGTTAGATCAAATTAGTTAGTCGTTGAATTAAATTAGTTAGTTTGAACGAACAATTAAGAGATAGGACCCTTACTACAGAATGACTCTACAAAACAAACCCATAAGAAAACTCAAACGGACCAATTGAAAGAACCAACATCAATGACAGCAAAGACCCATTTATTTAATAGAATGTCGTGTGAGTTGAACACAAGACCAGCCCATTGGAAAATATGTCATAAACCCAAGACCCAACTTAAAATGGAGCTCACTTCTCACGTGCGGTTTCCATCACACGTGTTCGAGCAAAGCCCGTGCCATTATCCTTCTTCACCCTCCGgcgtgctctctctctcttcttctcaagCTGTCAGTCTGACGGCCATGGCGAAGCTTACAGTCGATTAGTCACCACTTTAGGAGGGCACGAGAAGAGCTGAGAGAGCTCAGAACCGTCGATTAGCCGCCACGTACTCGCATCCCAACCGTCCCCTTCAATTTCAGTCGCACAAGCCCATTAGCCTTTTCTTCAAGGTCTGTAGCCTTTTCAATAATCtgtcaaatttttgttttttattaacTTAATCAGGTTCTTGTGATTAATTGAGTCAGTAATTGGTCAGTTTGATGGGAACTGTTATTTTTGCGTCGGAATTCACTGCCGAGTAAGTTTGTAAACGTTGGGTTTGTGAGTTTTATCAATCTTGTGTATGATTAAGACGTGCATTTATATTTCTTATGTTGATGGCGTTGTTGAATGGCTTAAAGTTGgtatttttcattaaaatttattagATTTGGTTTAACAAATTGCtattttgttcttgttgtgCGTATTCTTTGTCATTAGAGCTTTTCAAATGTATTTGATTATCATATAGTcgccaattttgttttttgttttgtttttggagaaGAACCCTATTTTCATAATTCCTACTTCCTTAATTGTTTTCATTGTGATAGGTGTTTCTTGTTGCTTGTGGTTGCTATAGGGTTAAGTAGTTTGTGCTTTGGGGAAATTTACATGATTGTAGATGGGAGATACTGAGGCTACCGTGAAGTCGAAGAAGACAGTTTTTGTGACTGTTGGAACTACTTCTTTTGATGCTCTTATTAGAGCAGTGGATACTCAGGAGGTTAAAGCAGAGTTGTTAAGGAGAGGGTATACCCAGCTTCTCGTTCAAATGGGCCGTGGATCTTATATCCCCACCAAggtattttttgatttctctgGTTCTAGTTACTCGGCATGAATTGTGGTTAGTTTCTGTTGCTCACAATCTACTGTGAAGTAGCAAACTCTAGGGTTGCAAAGCGGAGGTTTAAAGAATGCATgatccattttattttattttataatgcaGTCTGAAGGAGGAGATGAGACCCTTGCTGTAGACTACTTCACTTTTTCATCAAGCATTGCAGACCATCTGAGGGCAGCATCTCTTGTGATTAGTCATGCAGGTATAATTCGGATAGCGTCTTCTTACCTTTCGGAAAGTTGTATTCTTTCCCTTGGCTTTTAAAATTCATCAATTTCAAATGAATGTTTTAGAGTAAAGTTTATGagtaaaataaaagtacgagagaagaggaaaactTTGTTAATTGTGAGccatttttatttactttgatCCTTGATATATCATGGGCTTGATGTTTTATGTGAATATTATTCTACTGTGTTGCAGGGTCAGGGAGCATATTTGAGACATTGCGGCATGGTAAGCCATTAATTGTGGTGGTGAATGAAGATTTGATGGACAACCATCAAAGTGAGTTGGCAGAGGAACTAGCAGACAGGAAGCATTTGTACTATGCTCGTACGCGGACACTTCATCGTGTTATAGCAGACATGAATTTGGATTCCCTCATTCCATACCACCCAGGTGATGCCACACCTGTCGCCAAGCTTATCAATCAGTTTCTTGGTTTTGCAGACGACTgatggaattttaaaattttatgactAGCATGATGTCCATTTGAATAAAAGATTTGCAATGTGATAGATATTGATTGATCATCATACACGGTTGAACCAAATGAAGATTAATAGGATTGGGTTGGCCAGGATCTCAAATCCTTTTGATACCAGATTGAGAAGACATAATTTCGTTTGCGTAGTTGAGACTCCTTGACATGAATAACTTGGGATGCCTTGTGTTAACTGTTTCGACTTGGCCCTACATTACTTTATTACATACCCATGTTATGCACCACCTAACTTGTACCAAATGTAACGGCAAAATGTTACTCGGTCACAAAAACAGCagtttttatttctctctttcaCCTATGACATCTTAATTGGAAGAAGAGGGATGCAAGGTCAGTGTCTCGTATGCTGCCGCGTGCCCGACTGACCGTAGCATTGCTCTTGGAAGAAACTGATGGTAGGCAAGCCTGCGAGTATCTGCGCATTATTTCCTTATTCTCCCGGTTCTCTGGGTTTGAAGCTGCTTTtctattgtttatttttcggTGGCAATTGTATAGTTGGCACTGGCAGACTTGCCAAGTCCACTTCAACTGGTGAAAAAAGTCATTATCCACCTGTCCGCAAGTCAAGGATAGTGATAAAACGGAATTTTCGGATGCTGTGGATTATAATTTGGAAATAATTATTTGAGTTGAGAATGGATATGAAATGGTGCAAAAGCTTCCAAGATTTTCTGATACAGAGACAAAGACAATTccttagaaaaatacaaaagaagagACGAAGGAAGTACACAAAACCATTTGGTAttcacgagagagagagagagagagagagagagagagaagaatcatgtgaagaaaaattaccaaagttggggggagagagagagagagagagagacggcATCCTACTTAGAAGGGAAACAAACTCAGCCTCCCAACACTACCCATATACAAACTTCCACCTcaacattaccaaactcacctctctctctctctctctctctctctctctctctctctctctctctctctctctcttttgcatTGCTTTGTGCTCATGGAAGTTAACACCATTGCTGCTGCTACATCTGCAGGGCCAATAGGCCTTGCTGCAGAAAACCAGACCTACAAACATCATCATTCACATTCTCAACTCTAcagccaccatcaccaccatggcatttttccttcaaaatctGTTCTTATTATCATCATATCAACCATTTCAGTAATGGTCCTCCTTGCTATAATCTTTATCATATTAATGCTTCGCCGTGTCGTCAAGTCCACCAAAAACAATGGCAATATTTACAAAGAGAGCAGCATCATGAACAACACAAGTAGCAGGTTCATTGCTCAAACCACAGTGGCCTTTAATTCTAGCCCAGGTAATAAAACATACCCATCTTGTGTTTCATTTTCATCTTTGCTAGGAtgtatttttgtaattaaagACATTATTTTGAACAAGTCCATTGAATTTTGAGTGGCAGATGTGAAGGGTGGGTGCCTCCAAGGAGGGAACTCTGGAAGGTCAATTAGGACACCTATAGTCACAGCAGCAAGCAGATACAAAGGAGTTCAAGTGTTCTCATACAAAGAACTTGAGGAAGCCACTGATGGATTTAGCGAAGCAAATGTGATAGGGcatggtgggtttggagttgTGTATAGGGGGGTCCTCAGAGATGGGACTGAGGCAGCAATTAAGATGCTGCACAGGGAAGGAAGGCAAGGAGAGCGTTCCTTCAGGGTTGAGGTGAGTGACTTCATTTATTACTTTTTGTTCCTATTTGCTTCTTTCAATCCCCTCTTTCTTTGGTTAATTGCTGTTTCTGTGTTTGCTTATCTTCCTTTTGTCATTATTAGATGTAGGCCTTTGTATTGTCAACACAGGCCAATAATAGATTTTTGTCTCTCTCTGTATCTCTACGTCTTTCAAAAAATGCTATCACCTTCTAGTCCTGGTGTGTTATCTAAAACTCACTTAAATAAGCAAATATTGGATGTTGACTTAAGTCCTGGTTATGTTTTGATCAaggagttttttattttatttttatgtgtgCATGTCTTATTAAACAAGTTTAGACCTTGAATTGCAGAATACAATATTGCCTCTAGACACTTTCTGCACATGGGtttgagagaaaaatgaaaataacaaatgCCTCATATCTTTGTATTGTAGGTGGATCTGCTAAGCCGATTGCACTCTCCATACTTGGTGGAGCTGCTTGGTTATTGTGCTGACCAGCACCATAGGCTCCTCATATTTGAATGCATGCCTAATGGTACTCTGCAACACCATCTACATTCTACAAACAAACatcagccgttggattgggGGACCCGATTGAGGATAGCTCTTGATTGTGCTAAGGCCCTTGAGTTCCTCCATGAGCATGCCATCCCATCTGTTATACACCGGGACTTCAAGTGCACCAATGTTCTGTTAGATCAAAACTTTCATGCCAAGGTATCTGATTTTGGATTGGCCAAGATGGGTTCTGATAAAATCAACGGTCAGATTTCGACGCGTGTGCTGGGGACCACAGGATATCTGGCACCAGAGTGAGTGCTATATCATCTGTAATGGACCCCCTCTCATTGTCATTAAGATACCAACAAATATATAGGCACAGCAATAGAAGCATGCACATGGGAGCATATACTAGATCACTGCTATGTTAGCTGTCATTTTTGTATCATCTTCAGGTTTTACTTGGGCAAAGCAAAAGGCTgttaatgaaaatgaaaatgcataCCTAAACACCATTTTAGAAACTGCATATTAAGAAGACTTCAAAGAGACCCTTTGATTCAAAGATGGAAGTACAAGAAGAGcattatgtgtgtgtgtgttctcTACTTAATAACTgtgatgttttatttttaatgagtTTTGGACGTTTGGTGATATAGGTATGCCTCAACAGGAAAGCTTACTACAAAATCAGACGTATACAGCTACGGGGTGGTTCTTTTAGAGCTCATAACAGGGCGTGTGCCGGTAGACACCAAACGGCCTCCCGGAGAGCATGTCCTTGTCTCATGGGTCAGTCAATGAATAAATTCATCACTTTTTCCTCTCAATAATATTCAATCATCATAGCATACAATGTCCCTATACATCAAACTAAAAAGCAATTGACTTTGGTTCTATGATTTATCAGGCTCTTCCAAGGTTAACTAACAGAGAAAAAGTATTGGAAATGGTTGACCCAGCTCTACAGGGGCAATTCTCAAAGAGGGATCTAATTCAGGTCAGCTTAGCTTAGCTTCCTATAATCATCAGCAGCAAATTATTGATTCTAAATTTTTCTTGCCACTATAAAttgttgttctttttttaCAGATAGCAGCTATTGCAGCAATGTGTGTGCAGCCAGAACCTGAATATCGGCCTCTAATGACTGATGTTGTGCCTTCTCTAATTCCTCTGGTTAAAAACTCCAGCTCTTCTGGTTCCTCTAGATTTCAGAATCATATAACAAGTCCAAGGTATTAGGAGCTATGTGAAAACAGCAACTTGAAGTAAACCGTTCAGATATCTGATCAGCCTTTGGCAATAATTCTTCTCACTGAAAACATGTCAAGTTTTCATAAATATAGTGAAAAGTGAAAAACCAATGGTCAATAATAAATTGAGTTTCAGTAAAGCTGACTCATAAAGGTGAAATTAATGTTTCATGTGCTTCAAACTTCACACATCACATGGGAAAATACCAACATTAGAAACAGCCCTTTCTTTCGATTCTCAGTCAGAACCTTAACAAGCAGACGATCGAGCAGCAAATGCAAAGATGTTACAAAGAGGATATGCATTGTTAATTAGCTGTGATTATCTCCTGTATGCAAAGCCTTTGATTTGAACACCATTGCTTTTGTTGTAAATTAAGAATTGATAAAGCTGTAACCTTTTTTGGTTGCTATCAAAGATAATCTAGTCATGAAAGAGAAAGTTACCATCTTTTCCTGGAGGACCATATgttgattatatatatgttgtattTATAATCCCTAATTTTGATTCGGACGAAAATGACACCACATCATATCATGTCAAATCCGATCCATTTTCATTTATCCTAGTATGATTTGGATTGGACTTTGGAGGAAAATCGCGTTATTAACATCGTAATCATATATCATGATATCCCAATGAAAATGACACAAAACAAACAGCACACCCCATTAATACATCGAACTCATAATTTCCTTTGGTCGTTGTGACCGAACGTATTTGTGGGCACCAATGACATTGAAAATCAACTTAGAAAAACGAAAGAGACATAACCCATCAAAACTTGCTCTTCTTGCACAACCACCCACTTCACGTTAGTCGTATTTCTTCAAAAAGTTCTCGTCTTTTTCACCATGGCATTTGGGGCAATGCAAGTCAAATATTACATGATTATTATACAAGTCAAAAACATAAACTTGATATGATTAAATTAGTACGATTGAAGCAACCATAGTTCATTACCCATGGCATTTGGCTTACCCATAACCCAAAAGATCATTTCACaagaaatacaaataaaagatTTGACACAGCTAAACCCAAGTTACAAAAGAGAAGAGACCCCTTAACTTCAAAGATGGATACACAAGAAGGGCGTCTGTGTAATAGTTTCTTAACCGTGATCTTTTATGGTCTCAAAAACAGAACTGTAACCCACAAATAGAGAGATACAGCAACTAAACTTGTTAATGCACTAGTCTATGAAGCTGGCCATCTTCTTCCCAATGGCATAGAATGGGACAAGTTACTGATCACTTCGATCTCATCTCTTTTCAGTTTCAGCTTCCATGGCAGCACTTGTTTCtcctttttcctctctttgtgTCTTGCTGTTCTTTTTATTAACTTTATCAGCATATTTGGAAAAGGCAACAGACAAGGCTGACTTAACAGTCAATTCTGGTTCTTTCTTCCTGCGTTTGCTTTCGTCTTCTGTTTCCTCCGCttctttatcttcttcatCCACTGAACCAGGTTCAGCATTGCTTGGGGCAGAGGTTTCTGGAACAGCAGGGCGGCTGGCAACCACACGCTTAAATGGTTCGTGAAATGTATCATACAAACGTTTTACCTGATACACAAGGTATGGTGAGAAATTTAAGCCATAACCAAAATATTTACAATACACAACACAATCCACCAAACAGAATGTGCAcgccaaaaaaaacaaaaacaaaaaaccattaTTTGTTAGTCTCACTTCGAATGTTGGTCTGAACATAaagacaaaggaaaaaaaattaacacaaaTACCTTGCGCTCTCCAATCCCAGGGCAACGAGCTAGATCTTCCATCGAAACATCCATGATATGAGAAAGAGACTGCAATAACATGACAATGAGCTTGATATCAATATTACCAAAAAGCACATTCTCTGCCAACACAAATTCTCAGTGAAAACTGCAGCCATACCCCAAACGTAGTACCAAGGGTGACAACATCAGTCTTGTTAACATGTCGAACTGTCGTTAACGCGTGATTTAGctataatataaaatagacAATTATCAGTTCAAGGAATTCATAATTCTGCACATCATACAATGCAATCTTGATATTTAACATATTAACCAAATAATTTAGTAAGACTCTAATTTGGCTTTCATGAAAAACATAATTGATTAATTGACCTCAACTGTATTGATACCCGTGATAAATAGTCTGTATCCATTTGACCTTGAATAATGTCAGCAGGCTTGTTTTCATAAACTTTTATGGTCTCCAAGTAGCGACCACATTCCTCCAAGCTATAGAAACATATTAAAAGCAAAGCTGGGtcaaacaaaccaacaaaaacTAAGCTACTGGGAAATAACCAAATGCTTAAACACCTTTACAAACAGAGGTTCAACCTCTgttaaagaaaaagttcaTCATGTTCTTGAAGAAGTTTACAAGAAGAATAGTGAATACAATTTGATTTGGAtatttgaagggaaaaaaaaaagcaaccgTAGCCTACATTGGATATTTGATTTGCagtttcaaataaaatatatgtacCTCCAACCACATAATAGGGTGCATTCATGAAGCAGAGCAGTTTTAGTAACTTCAAGTAAAGGCTTAACTACATCCTCCTGCAACCAATGAAAGCAGTAACCAAATTTCTATTACAAAGATGAAAAAAGAACTGCTTGGTCTATGTGTCCAACTGGATTGCAAGAAAACATAAACcaggaaaaaacaaattacTATTAAAGTTATGAAAGACAACTGATTGGCACAATGGCTTACCACATCAATATGGCAAAGAACAACACGAAGCTTGAAATTCTTTTGCAATTCTCTTATACGGTAATATAGGTAGTCTGGATGCAGCAGATGATACCGAAGACTGCAGCAAACGATCATCGCacatgtttatatataaaactaattaaatggatcgaattaaatttataaactTCATCTTATAAAAATGAGCATGAGGTAGGCATCATCAACTCCAGAGGTTATAAACACTTCAAGCAGGAAAAGTTAAGGCAAAACATATCTTGCATGTCTAACTGTTAGTCACTTTTCCATCTTAACATTTCAGATAACAGTTGAACCAGATTTACCGCAGAGCATCCTAACTATAGGCTCACATGTATATAAAATAGTATAACCAAAGTGGAAAAGTTCAAACCTTAGATAGAGAGCACATGAGCTTTGTCCAAGTAAGTAGTCACAAACAATATCTGCAAACTCCCACCTCACATTTCTAATATGTTTGAGCAAGGGATTTCCCTTCTGCATGGAGGAATTAGATTTTACACTGAGTTGAAAACAGTAGAACTGCAAAATATAGCTGTGCCACACACTGCAAAGTTTAAACTTCTCCAGCTCATGAACTTTACTCCACCCAAAGTTAAACTCATAAGAAAGAACCaccattattttaaatattacaataaAAATGCaccgaaaataaaaaaattactggACCTGTCTGTGGCTCACAATAATTGCATTGCGACGCTGAGcaggtgatgatgatgatgcaaCAGCATTCGTAGGAGCAGATGATGATGGAACATCAGATTGACCAGTTTTGCTAAAGCCAGAAAAAAACACGAAAAAAATCTCAAAGTCAGATACCAggcaaagaaaatacaaatattctAAAACGAGAAATGGTTCAATTAGCTTAAGTT
Protein-coding regions in this window:
- the LOC18772926 gene encoding probable serine/threonine-protein kinase PBL7, giving the protein MEVNTIAAATSAGPIGLAAENQTYKHHHSHSQLYSHHHHHGIFPSKSVLIIIISTISVMVLLAIIFIILMLRRVVKSTKNNGNIYKESSIMNNTSSRFIAQTTVAFNSSPDVKGGCLQGGNSGRSIRTPIVTAASRYKGVQVFSYKELEEATDGFSEANVIGHGGFGVVYRGVLRDGTEAAIKMLHREGRQGERSFRVEVDLLSRLHSPYLVELLGYCADQHHRLLIFECMPNGTLQHHLHSTNKHQPLDWGTRLRIALDCAKALEFLHEHAIPSVIHRDFKCTNVLLDQNFHAKVSDFGLAKMGSDKINGQISTRVLGTTGYLAPEYASTGKLTTKSDVYSYGVVLLELITGRVPVDTKRPPGEHVLVSWALPRLTNREKVLEMVDPALQGQFSKRDLIQIAAIAAMCVQPEPEYRPLMTDVVPSLIPLVKNSSSSGSSRFQNHITSPRY
- the LOC18772181 gene encoding DNA excision repair protein ERCC-1, translated to MEDEHRGQNPESDQNKNKKKTVIKIPSFQEVLESAQSKSTPLSLFTPSQSFSQAFAFVKSSEFYSSPPPPATSSQPLQASDTGNSSKTGQSDVPSSSAPTNAVASSSSPAQRRNAIIVSHRQKGNPLLKHIRNVRWEFADIVCDYLLGQSSCALYLSLRYHLLHPDYLYYRIRELQKNFKLRVVLCHIDVEDVVKPLLEVTKTALLHECTLLCGWSLEECGRYLETIKVYENKPADIIQGQMDTDYLSRLNHALTTVRHVNKTDVVTLGTTFGSLSHIMDVSMEDLARCPGIGERKVKRLYDTFHEPFKRVVASRPAVPETSAPSNAEPGSVDEEDKEAEETEDESKRRKKEPELTVKSALSVAFSKYADKVNKKNSKTQREEKGETSAAMEAETEKR
- the LOC18775559 gene encoding UDP-N-acetylglucosamine transferase subunit ALG13 homolog, giving the protein MGDTEATVKSKKTVFVTVGTTSFDALIRAVDTQEVKAELLRRGYTQLLVQMGRGSYIPTKSEGGDETLAVDYFTFSSSIADHLRAASLVISHAGSGSIFETLRHGKPLIVVVNEDLMDNHQSELAEELADRKHLYYARTRTLHRVIADMNLDSLIPYHPGDATPVAKLINQFLGFADD